One stretch of Akkermansia sp. RCC_12PD DNA includes these proteins:
- a CDS encoding Gfo/Idh/MocA family oxidoreductase, translating into MDTSSSRRRFLQTLGLATGALAAGSLANAQEVEALAPKKIIIPDPNNIGPMTTWPARKPGAQYMGGFRAPKLDKVRVAFVGVGERGSMHVAQMAVIEGAEVVGICDLYEDWAKRNADLVEKKTGKRPPIFTKGPEDYKRMMKEVKPDAVIVCPSWEWHCRVTCDVMKMGAHAFVEVPMAVSIKELWEIVDTSEQTRKHCMMMENVNYGREELMYLNMVRQGVIGDLLYGEAAYIHELRGQMKQVERGTGSWRTYHYAKRNGNVYPTHGLGPVAQYMNLARKDDCFGRLVSFSSPALGRAAYARKNFPADHKWNKLDFACGDMNTSIIKTTMGRTVLVEWDETSPRPYSRLNLIQGTLGTLAGFPTRVAGEKLGNGNYHEWIEGNEKLAPIFEKYEHPLWKRVGPLALKMGGHGGMDFVMLFRIIECLRNGEPMDQNVYEGAFWSSVSELSEYSVAQGGMPQVFPDFTRGDWKTTAPLGIVQ; encoded by the coding sequence ATGGATACTTCATCATCACGTCGTCGTTTCCTCCAGACCCTGGGTCTGGCTACAGGAGCTCTGGCTGCCGGTTCCCTTGCCAACGCGCAGGAAGTAGAAGCCCTGGCTCCCAAAAAAATCATCATCCCCGATCCGAACAACATCGGTCCCATGACCACGTGGCCCGCACGCAAGCCGGGCGCCCAATACATGGGCGGATTCCGTGCCCCCAAACTGGACAAAGTCCGCGTGGCCTTTGTCGGCGTGGGCGAACGCGGCTCCATGCACGTCGCGCAAATGGCTGTCATTGAAGGCGCGGAAGTCGTCGGCATCTGTGACTTGTACGAAGACTGGGCCAAGCGCAACGCGGACCTCGTGGAAAAGAAGACGGGCAAGCGTCCCCCCATTTTCACGAAGGGACCGGAAGACTACAAGCGCATGATGAAGGAAGTCAAGCCGGACGCCGTCATCGTCTGCCCCAGCTGGGAATGGCACTGCCGCGTCACCTGCGACGTGATGAAAATGGGCGCCCACGCCTTCGTGGAAGTGCCGATGGCCGTCTCCATCAAGGAACTCTGGGAAATCGTGGATACTTCCGAACAGACCCGGAAGCATTGCATGATGATGGAAAACGTCAACTACGGCCGTGAAGAACTCATGTACCTGAACATGGTGCGCCAGGGCGTCATCGGAGACCTCCTGTACGGAGAAGCCGCCTACATTCACGAACTGCGCGGCCAGATGAAGCAGGTGGAGCGCGGAACCGGTTCCTGGAGAACCTACCACTACGCCAAGCGCAACGGCAACGTGTACCCCACGCACGGCCTCGGCCCCGTGGCTCAGTACATGAACCTGGCCCGCAAGGACGACTGCTTCGGCAGGCTCGTTTCCTTCTCCAGCCCGGCCCTCGGCCGCGCCGCATATGCCAGGAAAAACTTCCCGGCGGACCACAAGTGGAACAAGCTGGACTTCGCCTGCGGAGACATGAACACCTCCATCATTAAAACCACCATGGGCCGCACCGTTCTGGTGGAATGGGACGAAACCAGCCCCCGCCCCTACTCCCGCCTCAACCTCATCCAGGGCACCCTGGGCACGCTGGCCGGCTTCCCGACCCGCGTGGCCGGTGAAAAACTGGGCAACGGCAACTATCACGAATGGATTGAAGGCAATGAAAAGCTGGCGCCCATCTTTGAAAAATACGAGCACCCGCTCTGGAAGCGCGTCGGCCCGCTGGCCCTGAAAATGGGTGGCCACGGCGGCATGGACTTCGTGATGCTTTTCCGCATCATTGAATGTCTCCGCAACGGCGAACCCATGGACCAGAACGTCTATGAAGGGGCCTTCTGGTCCTCCGTTTCCGAGCTTTCCGAATACTCCGTGGCCCAGGGCGGCATGCCCCAGGTATTCCCGGACTTCACCCGCGGCGACTGGAAGACGACCGCCCCGCTCGGCATCGTGCAATAA
- a CDS encoding glycoside hydrolase family 95 protein yields the protein MFNFRPLFFLASGVFLHASVLHAEDGGGGWKSSRFWFSRPAEWKETRPQKGTGDTSWAKDATPIGNGRIGALIYGGLGKDHLELTEISMWSGGFCSSEAKDKGPDSLKFGSYQPFGTLEITYPAADGMKDYRRELDVGRALASVSYSTGDVRYRREYFASIPHQVISMTVEGDKPRSVDAVFRLTTLHPQDRITSTAGGGRGMILIQGKLKNGLAYEGRIAILPKGGTVKASDGAVVVEKADSCRVLVSLATDYVLDAARNWKGESPRKRNDAVLARALKVPSGKMKRDHLLAYGKFYNRVSLDLGETEDATAGLPIDERLKKYKKAVNEGTESPDPDLEELIFNFGRYVIISSSQPGNLPANLQGLWNYSLIPPWDSDYHNNINIQMCYWGVEPANLPECYEPLVRYIREMAPAARRITRETAEFKAASGTPAPGWTSRTAQNIFGGQGFKWNKPASAWYALHLWEHYLFTLDRDYLKTTAYPMMKEICQFWESQLKVMNEGGSNFRTEDKKVTPEVVSRDLKDIRAGMLAAPMGWSPEHGPKEDGCAHDQQIVWELFHDTVQAAEVLDVDRAWRKELAAKRDLLVGPRVGEEGMLLEWMIDRKPGSGSWDPHHRHTSHLFAVYPGSQISPAKTPEWAEAARKSLLARGTTGDSRRSWTWAWRTNLWARFLDGRKAYEMIQGMIRYSMMDSLFTTHPPMQVDGTMGIVAGFAEMLLQSHTGRLHLLPALPGAWKDGSVRGLKARGNISVDMAWKGGRVTQFSLSSPAAQSVKVFFNGEEKTYALTPGVAVKEK from the coding sequence TGGGCGAAGGATGCCACCCCCATCGGCAATGGAAGAATAGGCGCGCTTATTTATGGCGGCCTGGGGAAGGACCATCTGGAACTGACGGAGATCAGCATGTGGTCGGGCGGCTTTTGCAGTTCGGAAGCCAAGGACAAGGGGCCGGATTCCCTGAAATTCGGGTCTTATCAGCCGTTTGGAACGCTGGAAATCACTTATCCGGCTGCGGATGGAATGAAGGATTACAGGAGGGAGCTTGACGTGGGCAGGGCGCTGGCCTCCGTGTCCTATTCCACGGGGGATGTCCGTTACAGGAGGGAATATTTTGCCAGCATTCCCCATCAGGTGATTTCCATGACGGTGGAAGGGGACAAACCCCGTTCCGTGGATGCTGTCTTCCGGCTGACAACTCTCCATCCGCAGGACCGGATTACGTCCACCGCCGGAGGAGGACGGGGCATGATTCTGATCCAGGGCAAGTTGAAGAACGGGCTGGCGTATGAAGGCCGCATCGCCATTCTTCCCAAGGGGGGAACCGTTAAGGCTTCCGACGGTGCTGTCGTTGTGGAAAAGGCGGATTCCTGCCGTGTGCTGGTCTCCCTGGCCACGGATTATGTCCTGGATGCCGCCCGGAATTGGAAGGGCGAATCTCCGCGGAAAAGGAACGACGCCGTTCTGGCGCGGGCGCTCAAGGTGCCTTCCGGGAAAATGAAGCGGGATCACCTGCTGGCCTATGGAAAGTTTTACAACCGGGTTTCCCTAGATTTAGGAGAAACGGAGGACGCCACGGCCGGACTTCCCATCGACGAACGCCTGAAGAAGTATAAAAAGGCTGTGAACGAGGGAACGGAATCTCCGGACCCTGATTTGGAGGAATTGATTTTCAACTTTGGCCGCTACGTCATCATTTCCTCCTCCCAGCCGGGCAATTTGCCCGCCAACCTGCAGGGGCTCTGGAATTACAGCCTGATTCCGCCGTGGGATTCCGATTACCACAACAATATCAATATCCAGATGTGTTATTGGGGCGTGGAGCCCGCCAACCTGCCGGAATGCTATGAGCCACTGGTGCGTTATATCAGGGAGATGGCGCCCGCGGCGCGCAGGATTACCCGGGAGACGGCGGAATTCAAGGCGGCGTCCGGAACTCCCGCTCCGGGGTGGACGAGCAGAACCGCCCAGAATATTTTCGGCGGCCAGGGGTTCAAGTGGAACAAGCCCGCTTCCGCCTGGTATGCCCTGCATCTGTGGGAACATTACCTTTTTACGCTGGACCGGGATTACCTGAAGACGACGGCCTATCCGATGATGAAGGAGATCTGCCAGTTCTGGGAAAGCCAGTTGAAGGTGATGAATGAGGGAGGAAGCAATTTCAGGACGGAGGACAAAAAAGTGACTCCGGAGGTGGTTTCCCGTGATTTGAAGGATATCAGGGCAGGCATGCTGGCGGCTCCCATGGGGTGGTCTCCGGAACACGGGCCGAAGGAAGACGGCTGTGCCCATGACCAGCAGATCGTGTGGGAGTTGTTCCATGACACCGTGCAGGCTGCCGAGGTGCTGGATGTGGACCGGGCGTGGAGAAAGGAACTGGCCGCCAAGAGGGACCTGCTGGTAGGGCCCAGGGTGGGGGAGGAAGGTATGCTGCTTGAATGGATGATCGACCGAAAGCCGGGCAGCGGTTCCTGGGACCCGCACCACCGGCACACCTCCCACCTGTTTGCCGTCTATCCCGGCAGCCAGATCAGTCCGGCAAAGACGCCGGAATGGGCGGAAGCCGCGCGCAAGTCCCTGCTGGCGCGCGGAACGACGGGTGATTCCCGCCGTTCCTGGACCTGGGCATGGCGCACCAATCTGTGGGCGCGCTTTCTGGACGGACGGAAGGCGTACGAGATGATTCAGGGCATGATCCGCTACAGCATGATGGACAGCCTGTTCACCACGCATCCGCCCATGCAGGTGGATGGTACCATGGGCATCGTGGCGGGTTTTGCCGAGATGCTGCTCCAATCCCATACGGGGCGGCTGCATTTGCTGCCGGCACTTCCCGGAGCGTGGAAGGACGGCAGCGTCCGGGGGCTGAAAGCCCGCGGCAATATTTCCGTGGACATGGCCTGGAAAGGCGGCAGGGTGACACAGTTCAGCCTGTCCTCTCCCGCCGCCCAGTCCGTCAAGGTGTTCTTCAATGGGGAGGAAAAGACTTATGCGTTGACGCCGGGAGTTGCCGTTAAAGAGAAGTAG